Within the Zea mays cultivar B73 chromosome 10, Zm-B73-REFERENCE-NAM-5.0, whole genome shotgun sequence genome, the region gcctccTCTCCCCAGCACCCGGAGCTCGCCCGACCGCCGCTCACCATGGTAAGGATTACGCTCGAGGCTGCTCCACGATTTTCGTCTGTCCCCTTTTGCCAGTGTTAATACTGTATTTGCTACCGCAGATCATCCCCAAGAAGAACCGCAATGAGATCTGCAAGTACCTCTTCAAGGGTATGTGGTTCTTGGTCCACTAGACTCGCAGTAGGGTAACCTGGGCTGATTGGTTGTTTCACCTTCTAGGAGGTGACAGGTCTTCAAATTATTTTCGTATTACTAGGAGGGAGTGCTCGTGTATTATTTTGAGTTCACTTTTTTGGTCCAATTTCAGCATCTCACAAACTTACGATCTGATATATAGGCTTGACACAGCGAGCATTGTCAAATATTTTTGTGCTCCAAATTTATTTGCCCCCTAAACTATGGATTCCTTGTTATACATTCATCTGCGTTATGTTCATGCGATTTCTGTTAGTTTGATGTATTTGCTGCTGCAGAGGGCGTGCTGTATGCCAAGAAGGACTACAACCTGGCGAAGCACCCGCAGATCGATGTGCCCAACCTCCAGGTGATCAAGCTCATGCAGAGCTTTAAGTCCAAGGAGTATGTTAGGGAGACCTTCTCCTGGCAGTACTACTACTGGTATCTCACCAACGATGGCATTGAGCACCTACGCAACTACCTGAACCTCCCGTCTGAGATCGTGCCTGCCACGCTCAAGAAGTCTGCCAAGCCACCTGGCCGCCCATTTGGCTCTGGCCCTCCTGGTGACCGCCCAAGGTAAAAGCCTTAAATCTTGTGGTGCTGTGGCATTTTTGTTCATGTACTTAACAAATGTGTCTAGTGATGATTTCACATGTTTGCTTCTCATGTCTGGTGATGATTTTAGATGGAAAAGTACAGTCAAATCTGAAGTAGCTTTTTGTGCACCTCTCATCTTATGATGATAGGGTTATCTAGTAAATGGCTTGTTGCTGGGTGCTTATTATGCATTTTCCAATTATGTTTTTGTGCAATGCAACATTATTTCTAATACTGTAGCTCGGGGATATTGGAGATAAAGCCTTTTACATGTGTGCTATTATGAAGCTGGTTGTTGCATAAGAAAAAAAGATTACATGTTTATTAAAGAATTCTGTCTTTGCTTTATGTATTTATACTGAGTTGTAATTGGTTTGCTAAAATCTGCTCTAGAATGACACATTTTGCAGTGTAAAGGATATTGTTGTGAAGAAGACAATCTAAATTTATGTAAGATTGTATTTGTGTGCTTATTACAGTGTGTTTTACCGAGGAGCAGATTAAAGTTAACCAATTAGGTACAAATCTTTAAGTTTTGAATTGTTGATACTgttatttaatcttctctttcctGTAACTTATGTAGGGGCCCAGGTCGTTTTGACGGCGACAGGCCAAGGTTTGGTGACAGGGATGGGTACCGTGGTGGTCCTCGTGGTGCTCCTGGTGACTTTGGTGGCGATAAGAGTGGAGCTCCTGCTGAGTTCCAGCCATCATTCAGGGTAATCATA harbors:
- the LOC100276789 gene encoding 40S ribosomal protein S10-like: MIIPKKNRNEICKYLFKEGVLYAKKDYNLAKHPQIDVPNLQVIKLMQSFKSKEYVRETFSWQYYYWYLTNDGIEHLRNYLNLPSEIVPATLKKSAKPPGRPFGSGPPGDRPRGPGRFDGDRPRFGDRDGYRGGPRGAPGDFGGDKSGAPAEFQPSFRRPGFGRGGGSGFGAGPTSSSME